One Mesorhizobium sp. J428 DNA segment encodes these proteins:
- a CDS encoding Xaa-Pro peptidase family protein: MQFKPNMEALKALPAKEGLVAIVAMSPENFAYASGAYISTVRLIRPRHAYAVFPAKGEPFNIVCSIEESLTRSESWIPDVRTYTEFAEIPVEVLARELKKEGLDSGKLGIDLDYLPVSAYEALTAALPDAEFVNTTETVTGVRVIKGESEVALIEAATRQTHKAVLDAMEASNQGDSEADMAQKIANNIINYGADGTLFMAFASGERTKHPHTTAQSDVLPRPGDIIRFDVGGTYGAFASDFARTYSAGRPSEEQKDVYAKLIRIQRETIEAVKPGVLAEDLFFLCKDLYAKHGLPFTMPHIGHSFGVELHENPMLRPGDKTPLMAGMVINIEPMVKHATGTYHTEDLVLVTETGYRLLTLGLAPEELPVIGQTINY; this comes from the coding sequence ATGCAGTTCAAGCCCAACATGGAAGCGCTCAAGGCCCTTCCGGCCAAGGAAGGCCTCGTGGCGATCGTCGCGATGAGCCCGGAGAATTTCGCCTACGCCTCCGGCGCCTACATCTCGACCGTGCGGCTGATCCGCCCGCGCCACGCCTACGCCGTGTTCCCTGCCAAGGGCGAGCCTTTCAACATCGTGTGCTCGATCGAGGAGAGCCTGACGCGGTCGGAGAGCTGGATTCCGGACGTGCGCACCTACACCGAGTTCGCAGAAATTCCAGTCGAGGTGCTGGCACGCGAACTCAAGAAGGAAGGTCTGGATAGCGGCAAGTTGGGCATCGACCTCGATTACCTGCCGGTGTCGGCCTACGAGGCGCTCACGGCCGCGTTGCCGGACGCCGAATTCGTCAACACGACCGAGACTGTCACCGGGGTTCGGGTGATCAAGGGAGAGAGCGAAGTCGCGCTCATCGAGGCGGCCACCCGGCAGACGCACAAGGCCGTGCTCGACGCGATGGAGGCCAGCAACCAGGGCGATTCCGAGGCGGACATGGCCCAGAAGATCGCCAACAACATCATCAACTACGGCGCCGACGGCACGCTGTTCATGGCGTTTGCGTCGGGCGAGCGGACCAAGCATCCGCACACGACCGCCCAGTCGGACGTCCTGCCGAGACCGGGCGACATCATCCGCTTCGACGTGGGTGGAACCTATGGCGCCTTTGCCAGCGATTTTGCGCGCACTTATTCCGCCGGCCGGCCGAGCGAGGAGCAGAAGGACGTCTATGCAAAACTCATCCGCATCCAGCGCGAGACGATCGAAGCGGTGAAGCCGGGCGTGCTGGCCGAAGACCTCTTCTTCCTCTGCAAGGATCTCTACGCCAAGCACGGCCTGCCGTTCACGATGCCGCATATCGGGCACAGCTTCGGGGTCGAGCTGCACGAGAACCCGATGCTGAGGCCCGGCGACAAGACGCCGCTCATGGCCGGCATGGTGATCAACATCGAGCCGATGGTGAAGCATGCGACCGGGACCTACCACACGGAAGACCTCGTGCTCGTCACCGAGACCGGCTACCGGTTGCTGACGCTCGGGCTGGCACCGGAGGAACTGCCAGTGATCGGGCAGACGATCAATTACTGA
- a CDS encoding TRAP transporter substrate-binding protein, with the protein MKLRSIVATTAIAVLSSVCAFGSAALAETFRLAHHHAVGGQVDTAAKKFAEFAKELSNGEITVMVFPGAQLGQEREALDLVNQGAIDISITSTPILDKLYPPMATTSAPGVFKGWEHARSVYKGEHGQGLIAGVRENSDVEVLGFIHLGFRDLMFKGDAPTTLAGMNGLRMRSPENFVWIRMFELMGAKPTPVTWGEVYTAMQTGVAQGFDTSAAAAIDMKFNEVTNSLLKTQHMFGSMLFAMSKTKFDALSPEKQEMMRKIAAATGDYVDLEVNIPAEKAAYGKLEQAGIKIVEPANPDEWRAVLDPLKKEIAERNPGSDKFFELLGK; encoded by the coding sequence ATGAAACTGCGTTCAATCGTTGCTACAACCGCAATTGCCGTCCTGAGTTCAGTATGCGCCTTTGGCAGCGCTGCACTCGCCGAGACCTTCCGGCTCGCCCACCACCATGCGGTGGGCGGGCAGGTGGACACCGCGGCGAAGAAGTTCGCCGAATTCGCCAAGGAGCTCTCCAACGGCGAGATCACCGTAATGGTCTTCCCGGGCGCGCAGCTTGGGCAGGAGCGAGAGGCGCTGGACCTCGTCAACCAGGGCGCGATCGACATCTCGATTACGTCGACCCCGATCCTGGACAAGCTTTATCCGCCGATGGCGACGACCTCGGCGCCGGGCGTGTTCAAGGGCTGGGAGCATGCCCGCAGCGTCTACAAGGGCGAGCACGGCCAGGGGCTCATCGCCGGCGTGCGCGAGAACAGCGACGTCGAGGTGCTCGGCTTCATCCACCTCGGCTTCCGCGACCTGATGTTCAAGGGCGACGCGCCTACGACGCTGGCCGGCATGAACGGCCTGCGGATGCGCTCGCCCGAGAACTTCGTCTGGATCCGCATGTTTGAGCTGATGGGCGCGAAGCCCACTCCGGTCACCTGGGGCGAGGTCTACACCGCCATGCAAACCGGCGTGGCGCAGGGTTTCGACACGTCGGCGGCGGCCGCGATCGACATGAAGTTCAACGAGGTGACGAACTCGCTTCTGAAGACGCAGCACATGTTCGGCTCGATGCTGTTCGCGATGAGCAAGACCAAGTTCGACGCGCTGTCGCCGGAGAAGCAGGAGATGATGCGCAAGATCGCCGCTGCGACCGGCGACTATGTCGACCTCGAGGTCAACATCCCGGCCGAGAAGGCCGCCTACGGCAAGCTCGAGCAGGCGGGCATCAAGATCGTCGAGCCGGCAAATCCGGACGAGTGGCGCGCCGTGCTCGACCCGCTGAAAAAGGAGATCGCGGAGCGCAATCCGGGCTCCGACAAGTTCTTCGAGCTGCTGGGCAAGTAA
- a CDS encoding TRAP transporter large permease, translating to MELAALLISFVFLLLLGTSVAAAMILSAFLSLLLNKMPLTVMGELMLSGINSYTLLAVPFFIFAAVIMNRGGLTDRLLDVAAAFVGHFRGGTAQIDVLASVFFAGMSGSATADAASQGRILIPHMIKEGYDPGFAAGVNSSSATIGAIIPPSITMVIYGGVTNISVGALFLGGVVPGLLIGLALMVMVAILATRRGYPRRAYMPWKERWKPIVVALPALLAPVIILGGIFSGVTTPTEAGVVACLYGLILGFFVYGELKLKDIGPLLVETVEATAVPVYIIAASSVFGFALTMSGFGMLVQEWLMGFITGPTSFLLVVVTIFMLVGLAVEGVAAMLIFVPLFMPMVQTFHVDELQFAIIVIITLLLGTISPPVGLQLFIAADIAKISAFKVDIWPFIWIMLLVVIAIVFLPGLVTWLPGVIM from the coding sequence ATGGAGCTCGCCGCCCTCCTGATTTCCTTCGTCTTCCTCCTGCTGCTTGGCACGTCGGTGGCAGCCGCGATGATCCTGTCCGCATTCCTTTCGCTGCTGCTTAACAAGATGCCGCTGACGGTGATGGGAGAACTGATGCTCTCGGGCATCAATTCCTACACGCTGCTCGCGGTGCCGTTCTTCATCTTCGCGGCCGTTATCATGAACCGCGGCGGTCTTACGGACCGGCTGCTCGACGTTGCGGCCGCCTTCGTCGGCCATTTTCGCGGCGGCACGGCGCAGATCGACGTGCTGGCGAGCGTGTTCTTCGCAGGCATGTCAGGTTCCGCTACTGCGGATGCCGCCTCGCAGGGCCGTATCCTGATCCCGCACATGATCAAGGAAGGCTACGATCCCGGTTTCGCGGCCGGCGTGAACTCCTCCTCCGCGACGATCGGCGCGATCATTCCGCCTTCGATCACCATGGTGATCTATGGCGGGGTGACGAACATCTCCGTCGGCGCGCTGTTCCTCGGCGGCGTCGTGCCCGGGCTTTTGATCGGCCTGGCGCTCATGGTGATGGTGGCGATCCTTGCGACGCGGCGCGGCTATCCCCGGCGCGCATACATGCCGTGGAAGGAGCGATGGAAGCCGATCGTCGTCGCACTTCCCGCGCTGCTCGCCCCGGTCATCATCCTTGGCGGCATCTTCTCCGGCGTGACGACCCCGACGGAAGCGGGCGTCGTGGCCTGTCTCTACGGCCTGATCCTCGGCTTCTTCGTCTACGGCGAACTCAAGCTCAAGGATATCGGCCCGCTGCTGGTCGAGACCGTCGAGGCGACGGCGGTGCCCGTCTACATTATCGCGGCGAGCTCGGTGTTCGGCTTCGCGCTGACCATGTCGGGCTTCGGCATGCTGGTGCAGGAATGGCTGATGGGATTCATCACCGGGCCGACCAGCTTCCTGCTCGTGGTGGTGACGATTTTCATGCTGGTCGGACTGGCCGTCGAAGGCGTCGCCGCGATGCTGATCTTCGTGCCGCTGTTCATGCCGATGGTGCAGACGTTCCATGTCGACGAGCTGCAGTTCGCGATCATCGTCATCATCACGCTGCTGCTCGGCACGATCAGCCCGCCGGTGGGGCTGCAGCTCTTCATCGCAGCGGACATCGCGAAGATCTCGGCCTTCAAGGTCGATATCTGGCCGTTCATCTGGATCATGCTGCTCGTGGTCATCGCGATCGTGTTCCTGCCCGGTCTCGTGACCTGGCTGCCAGGCGTCATCATGTAG
- a CDS encoding TRAP transporter small permease, whose amino-acid sequence MQPAPGPQGPGLRILTIVASLMVAATVTLTLLQVVLRYFFNNPQSWAEEVGRYLFVWITFLGAAIAYAHNSHIRVDLIDQFGHKWMPIVNPARHFFEAISVGVLVYSGIIVAWRHRNNMFYTMPDVPQVVFYLAVPIGSALGLFYVLRWLVRSLKRVSREA is encoded by the coding sequence ATGCAGCCGGCACCGGGGCCCCAGGGCCCCGGACTCCGGATCCTCACCATCGTCGCCAGCCTGATGGTCGCGGCGACCGTGACCCTCACCTTGCTGCAGGTCGTCCTGCGCTATTTCTTCAACAACCCGCAATCCTGGGCGGAGGAGGTGGGACGCTACCTGTTCGTATGGATCACCTTCCTCGGCGCGGCGATCGCCTACGCCCACAACTCCCATATCCGCGTCGACCTGATTGACCAGTTCGGCCACAAGTGGATGCCAATCGTGAACCCCGCGCGCCATTTCTTCGAGGCGATCTCGGTGGGCGTGCTGGTCTATTCCGGCATCATCGTCGCGTGGCGGCACCGCAACAACATGTTCTACACGATGCCGGACGTGCCGCAGGTTGTCTTCTACCTGGCCGTGCCGATAGGTTCCGCTTTGGGGCTGTTCTACGTCCTGCGCTGGCTGGTGCGTTCGCTGAAGCGCGTTTCGCGGGAGGCGTGA